A window of the Euwallacea similis isolate ESF13 chromosome 20, ESF131.1, whole genome shotgun sequence genome harbors these coding sequences:
- the ci gene encoding transcriptional activator cubitus interruptus isoform X1 yields MPEKHDGTGGGLTTTAPPLMPFPGGPYAAFQPGPPAPPPPDRFPWPHQPPQGFHPPPSVGASPGSSILLSRELHPAYRLAPHMEYLYSLQHSTANSIHSLGLSAEYLNARGLTELHPASSLASSEFPFGLDVSGSRLCSPRLARASRKRALSASPYSDLDLTSVIRFSPSSLTSLAAGSRSSSVCSGSLGHLSAANFFSTGAISPALHPALLLRGPGAPPLLHPHAHTPAFGLHGAQHLPHAQHCTPLPKTDSLSDRRNSELNSPHIDVDGRKNIRVKKESLNNNPSDGSGEQVDLRDEPGDFIETNCHWKDCSTEFSTQEELVKHINNDHIHANKKSFVCRWDGCSRAEKPFKAQYMLVVHMRRHTGEKPHKCTFEGCVKAYSRLENLKTHLRSHTGEKPYTCEYPGCSKAFSNASDRAKHQNRTHSNEKPYVCKLPGCTKRYTDPSSLRKHVKTVHGAEFYANKKYKGSNEDGAGGAGGRMDGSPRSDDGAKTASLSSPSVKSESDVHSPQAQDSPIGGQDMDTLRLTTPGAVDTLEDWTADAEDLELDALPVVLQAFVGGGAATTGVGPPRLRKPVGRPRNPALSNQRKIAELNTRITNLRMEPCSAQPPQTKTQLTELQQRLQPAVVSQQQAQIRRDSNSTVSSYYGSMRSADMSRKSSLASQVSNMRTGQGPGSFYDPISAGSSRRSSQLSNATTGGQCLPPPPSSHLLAGQLQRLQSHGPSSNLVVQTQSSNLQQLPNTQNVPWASTTSSEARRSSEPTRPGLDPRSPPPRLGSLSPPPLRRVQSSTELHPNQAVQLDEVGEGEMVENKLVLPDEVLLYLNQVADQQQQQHGNNWTESIAQPLPSPTATMVPSPVANFMKPMSPATNQITQLLSPQSQLAISPRTNQMVPSPGYQAMPSPGSGPQKMISSPAGNLAQMMPSPAGNLMVENMMSPGVQQVLPSPGHPSNNNYQVMPSPGSIYSDIPYSALSPTAANMASPASNYNQMVGSPMSARCPPVQLMSPPHPANPAGPQQQQCPGGLGGVPNGNSMMANSCQQQTCHHGVVNQSQQRQMTCYTSNPRTLQQPTKCYNPAAHWCNNNNNGPSQSNVCNGQHHVYAPSQCQSNVHMGYSGNIHCNAHNDYSHHYMARPHPPNPSVPYQQTQSALQSPAAGTPAPSNYHEAPPMRPDAYQRTLEYVQSCQSWNASSTEPNSTNNMIIGDMTSSLSSLLEENRFLQMQMMQ; encoded by the exons TGTTGGTGCTAGCCCCGGAAGCAGTATCCTGCTGAGCAGGGAGTTACACCCCGCCTACAGGCTGGCTCCTCATATGGAGTATCTCTACTCCCTTCAACATTCCACTGCAAACTCGATCCACA GTCTAGGACTGAGCGCTGAGTACCTGAATGCGAGAGGTTTGACTGAGCTACATCCTGCCTCTTCGTTGGCCAGCAGCGAGTTCCCCTTCGGCCTAGATG TTTCAGGCTCCCGTCTATGCTCCCCCCGCCTGGCGCGAGCCTCCCGAAAGAGGGCTCTCTCAGCCTCCCCCTACTCAGACTTGGATCTAACCTCCGTGATCCGCTTCTCACCGTCCTCCCTTACCTCCCTCGCAGCTGGCAGTAGGAGTTCTTCGGTATGCAGCGGCTCTCTAGGCCACCTCTCAGCTG caaactttttttcaacAGGTGCCATCAGCCCGGCGCTACACCCGGCCCTCTTGCTGCGGGGGCCTGGGGCGCCGCCGCTCTTACATCCCCACGCGCACACCCCCGCTTTTGGCCTGCACGGGGCGCAGCATTTGCCCCACGCGCAGCACTGCACCCCACTTCCTAAGACTGAT AGTTTAAGCGATCGAAGAAACTCAGAACTGAACAGTCCGCATATCGATGTGGATGGCAGGAAAAACATTAGAGTGAAGAAAGAATCTTTGAATAACAATCCGTCGGATGGCAGCGGCGAACAGGTCGATCTCAGAGACGAGCCCGGTGATTTCATCGAGACGAATTGCCACTGGAAAGATTGTAGCACTGAATTTTCAACTCAGGAAGAACTAGTCAAG CACATAAATAATGATCACATTCACGCCAACAAAAAGTCCTTCGTGTGTCGATGGGACGGGTGTTCCAGGGCGGAAAAACCCTTCAAGGCCCAGTACATGTTAGTGGTACATATGCGACGCCATACTGGAGAAAAACCGCATAAATGCACT TTTGAAGGATGCGTGAAGGCATACTCTAGACtggaaaatttgaagacaCATCTGAGATCTCATACAGGGGAAAAACCGTATACTTGTGAGTACCCTGGGTGTTCTAAGGCGTTCAGCAACGCTTCCGATAGGGCAAAACATCAGAATAGGACTCACAGTAATGAG AAACCCTACGTCTGCAAACTTCCTGGCTGTACTAAGCGCTATACTGATCCGTCATCGCTGCGCAAACACGTCAAAACCGTTCACGGAGCAGAATTCTATgccaacaaaaaatataaaggcAGCAATGAGGACGGTGCAGGCGGTGCCGGAGGTCGCATGGATGGCTCTCCGCGCAGCGACGATGGCGCTAAAACAGCCAGCTTGAGCAGCCCCTCTGTTAAAAGTGAGTCGGACGTGCATTCTCCTCAAGCTCAGGACAGTCCCATTGGAGGGCAGGACATGGACACCTTG CGGTTAACCACCCCCGGTGCGGTGGATACTTTAGAAGACTGGACAGCCGATGCTGAAGATTTAGAGTTAGATGCACTTCCCGTGGTGCTTCAAGCGTTTGTGGGAGGTGGAGCAGCTACTACGGGGGTAGGACCTCCTAGGCTACGCAAACCAG TGGGTCGACCCAGAAATCCAGCGCTTTCCAACCAACGAAAAATCGCGGAGTTGAACACTCGAATTACGAATCTAAGGATGGAACCGTGTAGCGCGCAACCGCCTCAAACCAAAACGCAGCTGACTGAGCTGCAGCAACGGCTGCAACCAGCAGTTGTGTCTCAGCAACAGGCCCAGATAAGGAGAGATAGTAATTCTACTGTCAGTTCGTACTATGGGAGCATGCGTAGTGCGGATATGAGTAGGAAGAGTAGTTTGGCGTCGCAG GTGTCGAATATGCGAACGGGTCAAGGCCCTGGCTCCTTTTATGATCCAATTTCAGCGGGAAGTTCGAGGCGTTCCAGCCAACTGTCCAATGCCACCACTGGCGGGCAGTGTCTTCCTCCTCCTCCTTCATCCCATCTTCTGGCTGGTCAGTTACAGAGGCTGCAAAGCCACGGCCCTTCCAGCAATCTAGTGGTGCAG ACTCAGTCGAGTAACTTGCAGCAGTTGCCGAACACCCAAAACGTACCATGGGCCTCTACGACTAGCTCAGAAGCTCGAAGATCGTCTGAACCGACGAGGCCTGGTTTGGACCCGCGAAGTCCTCCACCTCGGCTCGGTAGTCTGAGCCCACCTCCCCTGAGAAGAGTCCAAAGCTCAACCGAATTGCATCCCAACCAAGCGGTGCAGCTAGACGAAGTCGGAGAAGGGGAGATGGTAGAGAACAAGCTAGTACTTCCTGATGAAGTCCTGCTGTATCTCAATCAAGTGGCAGACCAACAACAGCAGCAACACGGGAACAACTGGACTGAGTCAATAGCGCAGCCGTTACCCAGCCCCACTGCCACCATGGTGCCATCTCCAGTGGCTAATTTCATGAAACCCATGTCGCCGGCCACCAATCAAATTACGCAGCTGTTGTCACCTCAGAGTCAGTTGGCAATATCCCCTAGGACCAACCAGATGGTGCCGTCTCCCGGGTACCAAGCGATGCCATCTCCAGGCAGTGGCCCACAAAAAATGATCTCATCTCCTGCGGGGAATTTGGCGCAAATGATGCCAAGTCCCGCGGGAAATTTGATGGTGGAGAATATGATGTCACCCGGAGTGCAGCAGGTGTTGCCCTCACCTGGTCATccttctaataataattatcag GTGATGCCTTCTCCTGGGTCAATATACAGCGACATACCATATAGCGCCCTATCGCCAACGGCGGCAAATATGGCCTCTCCCGCGTCCAATTATAATCAAATGGTGGGATCTCCCATGTCTGCCAGATGTCCTCCAGTCCAATTGATGTCACCGCCTCATCCTGCTAATCCTGCAGGTCCGCAGCAGCAACAGTGTCCAGGAG GTCTCGGAGGAGTTCCCAACGGTAATTCAATGATGGCAAACAGCTGCCAACAGCAAACTTGCCACCATGGGGTAGTTAACCAAAGTCAGCAGCGGCAGATGACATGCTACACCTCAAATCCTAG GACTTTGCAACAACCTACCAAGTGCTACAATCCAGCAGCCCACTGGTgtaacaacaacaacaacggTCCGTCGCAGTCGAATGTCTGCAACGGCCAACACCATGTCTACGCTCCTTCACAGTGTCAAAGCAATGTACACATGGGATATTCTGGAAACATTCATTGTAATGCACATAACGATTATTCACATCACTACATGGCTAGACCTCACCCACCAAACCCATCTGTGCCATATCAACAA ACTCAAAGCGCACTTCAGTCACCAGCAGCAGGAACTCCAGCGCCTTCCAACTACCACGAGGCTCCGCCCATGCGTCCCGATGCGTATCAACGCACTTTGGAATACGTTCAGTCCTGTCAAAGTTGGAACGCCTCTTCTACTGAGCCGAATTCCACCAATAACATGATCATTGGGGATATGACGTCATCGTTAAGTTCGCTTTTGgaagaaaatcgatttttgcAGATGCAGATGATGCAGTAA
- the ci gene encoding transcriptional activator cubitus interruptus isoform X2 translates to MPEKHDGTGGGLTTTAPPLMPFPGGPYAAFQPGPPAPPPPDRFPWPHQPPQGFHPPPSVGASPGSSILLSRELHPAYRLAPHMEYLYSLQHSTANSIHSLGLSAEYLNARGLTELHPASSLASSEFPFGLDVSGSRLCSPRLARASRKRALSASPYSDLDLTSVIRFSPSSLTSLAAGSRSSSVCSGSLGHLSAGAISPALHPALLLRGPGAPPLLHPHAHTPAFGLHGAQHLPHAQHCTPLPKTDSLSDRRNSELNSPHIDVDGRKNIRVKKESLNNNPSDGSGEQVDLRDEPGDFIETNCHWKDCSTEFSTQEELVKHINNDHIHANKKSFVCRWDGCSRAEKPFKAQYMLVVHMRRHTGEKPHKCTFEGCVKAYSRLENLKTHLRSHTGEKPYTCEYPGCSKAFSNASDRAKHQNRTHSNEKPYVCKLPGCTKRYTDPSSLRKHVKTVHGAEFYANKKYKGSNEDGAGGAGGRMDGSPRSDDGAKTASLSSPSVKSESDVHSPQAQDSPIGGQDMDTLRLTTPGAVDTLEDWTADAEDLELDALPVVLQAFVGGGAATTGVGPPRLRKPVGRPRNPALSNQRKIAELNTRITNLRMEPCSAQPPQTKTQLTELQQRLQPAVVSQQQAQIRRDSNSTVSSYYGSMRSADMSRKSSLASQVSNMRTGQGPGSFYDPISAGSSRRSSQLSNATTGGQCLPPPPSSHLLAGQLQRLQSHGPSSNLVVQTQSSNLQQLPNTQNVPWASTTSSEARRSSEPTRPGLDPRSPPPRLGSLSPPPLRRVQSSTELHPNQAVQLDEVGEGEMVENKLVLPDEVLLYLNQVADQQQQQHGNNWTESIAQPLPSPTATMVPSPVANFMKPMSPATNQITQLLSPQSQLAISPRTNQMVPSPGYQAMPSPGSGPQKMISSPAGNLAQMMPSPAGNLMVENMMSPGVQQVLPSPGHPSNNNYQVMPSPGSIYSDIPYSALSPTAANMASPASNYNQMVGSPMSARCPPVQLMSPPHPANPAGPQQQQCPGGLGGVPNGNSMMANSCQQQTCHHGVVNQSQQRQMTCYTSNPRTLQQPTKCYNPAAHWCNNNNNGPSQSNVCNGQHHVYAPSQCQSNVHMGYSGNIHCNAHNDYSHHYMARPHPPNPSVPYQQTQSALQSPAAGTPAPSNYHEAPPMRPDAYQRTLEYVQSCQSWNASSTEPNSTNNMIIGDMTSSLSSLLEENRFLQMQMMQ, encoded by the exons TGTTGGTGCTAGCCCCGGAAGCAGTATCCTGCTGAGCAGGGAGTTACACCCCGCCTACAGGCTGGCTCCTCATATGGAGTATCTCTACTCCCTTCAACATTCCACTGCAAACTCGATCCACA GTCTAGGACTGAGCGCTGAGTACCTGAATGCGAGAGGTTTGACTGAGCTACATCCTGCCTCTTCGTTGGCCAGCAGCGAGTTCCCCTTCGGCCTAGATG TTTCAGGCTCCCGTCTATGCTCCCCCCGCCTGGCGCGAGCCTCCCGAAAGAGGGCTCTCTCAGCCTCCCCCTACTCAGACTTGGATCTAACCTCCGTGATCCGCTTCTCACCGTCCTCCCTTACCTCCCTCGCAGCTGGCAGTAGGAGTTCTTCGGTATGCAGCGGCTCTCTAGGCCACCTCTCAGCTG GTGCCATCAGCCCGGCGCTACACCCGGCCCTCTTGCTGCGGGGGCCTGGGGCGCCGCCGCTCTTACATCCCCACGCGCACACCCCCGCTTTTGGCCTGCACGGGGCGCAGCATTTGCCCCACGCGCAGCACTGCACCCCACTTCCTAAGACTGAT AGTTTAAGCGATCGAAGAAACTCAGAACTGAACAGTCCGCATATCGATGTGGATGGCAGGAAAAACATTAGAGTGAAGAAAGAATCTTTGAATAACAATCCGTCGGATGGCAGCGGCGAACAGGTCGATCTCAGAGACGAGCCCGGTGATTTCATCGAGACGAATTGCCACTGGAAAGATTGTAGCACTGAATTTTCAACTCAGGAAGAACTAGTCAAG CACATAAATAATGATCACATTCACGCCAACAAAAAGTCCTTCGTGTGTCGATGGGACGGGTGTTCCAGGGCGGAAAAACCCTTCAAGGCCCAGTACATGTTAGTGGTACATATGCGACGCCATACTGGAGAAAAACCGCATAAATGCACT TTTGAAGGATGCGTGAAGGCATACTCTAGACtggaaaatttgaagacaCATCTGAGATCTCATACAGGGGAAAAACCGTATACTTGTGAGTACCCTGGGTGTTCTAAGGCGTTCAGCAACGCTTCCGATAGGGCAAAACATCAGAATAGGACTCACAGTAATGAG AAACCCTACGTCTGCAAACTTCCTGGCTGTACTAAGCGCTATACTGATCCGTCATCGCTGCGCAAACACGTCAAAACCGTTCACGGAGCAGAATTCTATgccaacaaaaaatataaaggcAGCAATGAGGACGGTGCAGGCGGTGCCGGAGGTCGCATGGATGGCTCTCCGCGCAGCGACGATGGCGCTAAAACAGCCAGCTTGAGCAGCCCCTCTGTTAAAAGTGAGTCGGACGTGCATTCTCCTCAAGCTCAGGACAGTCCCATTGGAGGGCAGGACATGGACACCTTG CGGTTAACCACCCCCGGTGCGGTGGATACTTTAGAAGACTGGACAGCCGATGCTGAAGATTTAGAGTTAGATGCACTTCCCGTGGTGCTTCAAGCGTTTGTGGGAGGTGGAGCAGCTACTACGGGGGTAGGACCTCCTAGGCTACGCAAACCAG TGGGTCGACCCAGAAATCCAGCGCTTTCCAACCAACGAAAAATCGCGGAGTTGAACACTCGAATTACGAATCTAAGGATGGAACCGTGTAGCGCGCAACCGCCTCAAACCAAAACGCAGCTGACTGAGCTGCAGCAACGGCTGCAACCAGCAGTTGTGTCTCAGCAACAGGCCCAGATAAGGAGAGATAGTAATTCTACTGTCAGTTCGTACTATGGGAGCATGCGTAGTGCGGATATGAGTAGGAAGAGTAGTTTGGCGTCGCAG GTGTCGAATATGCGAACGGGTCAAGGCCCTGGCTCCTTTTATGATCCAATTTCAGCGGGAAGTTCGAGGCGTTCCAGCCAACTGTCCAATGCCACCACTGGCGGGCAGTGTCTTCCTCCTCCTCCTTCATCCCATCTTCTGGCTGGTCAGTTACAGAGGCTGCAAAGCCACGGCCCTTCCAGCAATCTAGTGGTGCAG ACTCAGTCGAGTAACTTGCAGCAGTTGCCGAACACCCAAAACGTACCATGGGCCTCTACGACTAGCTCAGAAGCTCGAAGATCGTCTGAACCGACGAGGCCTGGTTTGGACCCGCGAAGTCCTCCACCTCGGCTCGGTAGTCTGAGCCCACCTCCCCTGAGAAGAGTCCAAAGCTCAACCGAATTGCATCCCAACCAAGCGGTGCAGCTAGACGAAGTCGGAGAAGGGGAGATGGTAGAGAACAAGCTAGTACTTCCTGATGAAGTCCTGCTGTATCTCAATCAAGTGGCAGACCAACAACAGCAGCAACACGGGAACAACTGGACTGAGTCAATAGCGCAGCCGTTACCCAGCCCCACTGCCACCATGGTGCCATCTCCAGTGGCTAATTTCATGAAACCCATGTCGCCGGCCACCAATCAAATTACGCAGCTGTTGTCACCTCAGAGTCAGTTGGCAATATCCCCTAGGACCAACCAGATGGTGCCGTCTCCCGGGTACCAAGCGATGCCATCTCCAGGCAGTGGCCCACAAAAAATGATCTCATCTCCTGCGGGGAATTTGGCGCAAATGATGCCAAGTCCCGCGGGAAATTTGATGGTGGAGAATATGATGTCACCCGGAGTGCAGCAGGTGTTGCCCTCACCTGGTCATccttctaataataattatcag GTGATGCCTTCTCCTGGGTCAATATACAGCGACATACCATATAGCGCCCTATCGCCAACGGCGGCAAATATGGCCTCTCCCGCGTCCAATTATAATCAAATGGTGGGATCTCCCATGTCTGCCAGATGTCCTCCAGTCCAATTGATGTCACCGCCTCATCCTGCTAATCCTGCAGGTCCGCAGCAGCAACAGTGTCCAGGAG GTCTCGGAGGAGTTCCCAACGGTAATTCAATGATGGCAAACAGCTGCCAACAGCAAACTTGCCACCATGGGGTAGTTAACCAAAGTCAGCAGCGGCAGATGACATGCTACACCTCAAATCCTAG GACTTTGCAACAACCTACCAAGTGCTACAATCCAGCAGCCCACTGGTgtaacaacaacaacaacggTCCGTCGCAGTCGAATGTCTGCAACGGCCAACACCATGTCTACGCTCCTTCACAGTGTCAAAGCAATGTACACATGGGATATTCTGGAAACATTCATTGTAATGCACATAACGATTATTCACATCACTACATGGCTAGACCTCACCCACCAAACCCATCTGTGCCATATCAACAA ACTCAAAGCGCACTTCAGTCACCAGCAGCAGGAACTCCAGCGCCTTCCAACTACCACGAGGCTCCGCCCATGCGTCCCGATGCGTATCAACGCACTTTGGAATACGTTCAGTCCTGTCAAAGTTGGAACGCCTCTTCTACTGAGCCGAATTCCACCAATAACATGATCATTGGGGATATGACGTCATCGTTAAGTTCGCTTTTGgaagaaaatcgatttttgcAGATGCAGATGATGCAGTAA
- the ci gene encoding transcriptional activator cubitus interruptus isoform X4, with translation MEYLYSLQHSTANSIHSLGLSAEYLNARGLTELHPASSLASSEFPFGLDVSGSRLCSPRLARASRKRALSASPYSDLDLTSVIRFSPSSLTSLAAGSRSSSVCSGSLGHLSAANFFSTGAISPALHPALLLRGPGAPPLLHPHAHTPAFGLHGAQHLPHAQHCTPLPKTDSLSDRRNSELNSPHIDVDGRKNIRVKKESLNNNPSDGSGEQVDLRDEPGDFIETNCHWKDCSTEFSTQEELVKHINNDHIHANKKSFVCRWDGCSRAEKPFKAQYMLVVHMRRHTGEKPHKCTFEGCVKAYSRLENLKTHLRSHTGEKPYTCEYPGCSKAFSNASDRAKHQNRTHSNEKPYVCKLPGCTKRYTDPSSLRKHVKTVHGAEFYANKKYKGSNEDGAGGAGGRMDGSPRSDDGAKTASLSSPSVKSESDVHSPQAQDSPIGGQDMDTLRLTTPGAVDTLEDWTADAEDLELDALPVVLQAFVGGGAATTGVGPPRLRKPVGRPRNPALSNQRKIAELNTRITNLRMEPCSAQPPQTKTQLTELQQRLQPAVVSQQQAQIRRDSNSTVSSYYGSMRSADMSRKSSLASQVSNMRTGQGPGSFYDPISAGSSRRSSQLSNATTGGQCLPPPPSSHLLAGQLQRLQSHGPSSNLVVQTQSSNLQQLPNTQNVPWASTTSSEARRSSEPTRPGLDPRSPPPRLGSLSPPPLRRVQSSTELHPNQAVQLDEVGEGEMVENKLVLPDEVLLYLNQVADQQQQQHGNNWTESIAQPLPSPTATMVPSPVANFMKPMSPATNQITQLLSPQSQLAISPRTNQMVPSPGYQAMPSPGSGPQKMISSPAGNLAQMMPSPAGNLMVENMMSPGVQQVLPSPGHPSNNNYQVMPSPGSIYSDIPYSALSPTAANMASPASNYNQMVGSPMSARCPPVQLMSPPHPANPAGPQQQQCPGGLGGVPNGNSMMANSCQQQTCHHGVVNQSQQRQMTCYTSNPRTLQQPTKCYNPAAHWCNNNNNGPSQSNVCNGQHHVYAPSQCQSNVHMGYSGNIHCNAHNDYSHHYMARPHPPNPSVPYQQTQSALQSPAAGTPAPSNYHEAPPMRPDAYQRTLEYVQSCQSWNASSTEPNSTNNMIIGDMTSSLSSLLEENRFLQMQMMQ, from the exons ATGGAGTATCTCTACTCCCTTCAACATTCCACTGCAAACTCGATCCACA GTCTAGGACTGAGCGCTGAGTACCTGAATGCGAGAGGTTTGACTGAGCTACATCCTGCCTCTTCGTTGGCCAGCAGCGAGTTCCCCTTCGGCCTAGATG TTTCAGGCTCCCGTCTATGCTCCCCCCGCCTGGCGCGAGCCTCCCGAAAGAGGGCTCTCTCAGCCTCCCCCTACTCAGACTTGGATCTAACCTCCGTGATCCGCTTCTCACCGTCCTCCCTTACCTCCCTCGCAGCTGGCAGTAGGAGTTCTTCGGTATGCAGCGGCTCTCTAGGCCACCTCTCAGCTG caaactttttttcaacAGGTGCCATCAGCCCGGCGCTACACCCGGCCCTCTTGCTGCGGGGGCCTGGGGCGCCGCCGCTCTTACATCCCCACGCGCACACCCCCGCTTTTGGCCTGCACGGGGCGCAGCATTTGCCCCACGCGCAGCACTGCACCCCACTTCCTAAGACTGAT AGTTTAAGCGATCGAAGAAACTCAGAACTGAACAGTCCGCATATCGATGTGGATGGCAGGAAAAACATTAGAGTGAAGAAAGAATCTTTGAATAACAATCCGTCGGATGGCAGCGGCGAACAGGTCGATCTCAGAGACGAGCCCGGTGATTTCATCGAGACGAATTGCCACTGGAAAGATTGTAGCACTGAATTTTCAACTCAGGAAGAACTAGTCAAG CACATAAATAATGATCACATTCACGCCAACAAAAAGTCCTTCGTGTGTCGATGGGACGGGTGTTCCAGGGCGGAAAAACCCTTCAAGGCCCAGTACATGTTAGTGGTACATATGCGACGCCATACTGGAGAAAAACCGCATAAATGCACT TTTGAAGGATGCGTGAAGGCATACTCTAGACtggaaaatttgaagacaCATCTGAGATCTCATACAGGGGAAAAACCGTATACTTGTGAGTACCCTGGGTGTTCTAAGGCGTTCAGCAACGCTTCCGATAGGGCAAAACATCAGAATAGGACTCACAGTAATGAG AAACCCTACGTCTGCAAACTTCCTGGCTGTACTAAGCGCTATACTGATCCGTCATCGCTGCGCAAACACGTCAAAACCGTTCACGGAGCAGAATTCTATgccaacaaaaaatataaaggcAGCAATGAGGACGGTGCAGGCGGTGCCGGAGGTCGCATGGATGGCTCTCCGCGCAGCGACGATGGCGCTAAAACAGCCAGCTTGAGCAGCCCCTCTGTTAAAAGTGAGTCGGACGTGCATTCTCCTCAAGCTCAGGACAGTCCCATTGGAGGGCAGGACATGGACACCTTG CGGTTAACCACCCCCGGTGCGGTGGATACTTTAGAAGACTGGACAGCCGATGCTGAAGATTTAGAGTTAGATGCACTTCCCGTGGTGCTTCAAGCGTTTGTGGGAGGTGGAGCAGCTACTACGGGGGTAGGACCTCCTAGGCTACGCAAACCAG TGGGTCGACCCAGAAATCCAGCGCTTTCCAACCAACGAAAAATCGCGGAGTTGAACACTCGAATTACGAATCTAAGGATGGAACCGTGTAGCGCGCAACCGCCTCAAACCAAAACGCAGCTGACTGAGCTGCAGCAACGGCTGCAACCAGCAGTTGTGTCTCAGCAACAGGCCCAGATAAGGAGAGATAGTAATTCTACTGTCAGTTCGTACTATGGGAGCATGCGTAGTGCGGATATGAGTAGGAAGAGTAGTTTGGCGTCGCAG GTGTCGAATATGCGAACGGGTCAAGGCCCTGGCTCCTTTTATGATCCAATTTCAGCGGGAAGTTCGAGGCGTTCCAGCCAACTGTCCAATGCCACCACTGGCGGGCAGTGTCTTCCTCCTCCTCCTTCATCCCATCTTCTGGCTGGTCAGTTACAGAGGCTGCAAAGCCACGGCCCTTCCAGCAATCTAGTGGTGCAG ACTCAGTCGAGTAACTTGCAGCAGTTGCCGAACACCCAAAACGTACCATGGGCCTCTACGACTAGCTCAGAAGCTCGAAGATCGTCTGAACCGACGAGGCCTGGTTTGGACCCGCGAAGTCCTCCACCTCGGCTCGGTAGTCTGAGCCCACCTCCCCTGAGAAGAGTCCAAAGCTCAACCGAATTGCATCCCAACCAAGCGGTGCAGCTAGACGAAGTCGGAGAAGGGGAGATGGTAGAGAACAAGCTAGTACTTCCTGATGAAGTCCTGCTGTATCTCAATCAAGTGGCAGACCAACAACAGCAGCAACACGGGAACAACTGGACTGAGTCAATAGCGCAGCCGTTACCCAGCCCCACTGCCACCATGGTGCCATCTCCAGTGGCTAATTTCATGAAACCCATGTCGCCGGCCACCAATCAAATTACGCAGCTGTTGTCACCTCAGAGTCAGTTGGCAATATCCCCTAGGACCAACCAGATGGTGCCGTCTCCCGGGTACCAAGCGATGCCATCTCCAGGCAGTGGCCCACAAAAAATGATCTCATCTCCTGCGGGGAATTTGGCGCAAATGATGCCAAGTCCCGCGGGAAATTTGATGGTGGAGAATATGATGTCACCCGGAGTGCAGCAGGTGTTGCCCTCACCTGGTCATccttctaataataattatcag GTGATGCCTTCTCCTGGGTCAATATACAGCGACATACCATATAGCGCCCTATCGCCAACGGCGGCAAATATGGCCTCTCCCGCGTCCAATTATAATCAAATGGTGGGATCTCCCATGTCTGCCAGATGTCCTCCAGTCCAATTGATGTCACCGCCTCATCCTGCTAATCCTGCAGGTCCGCAGCAGCAACAGTGTCCAGGAG GTCTCGGAGGAGTTCCCAACGGTAATTCAATGATGGCAAACAGCTGCCAACAGCAAACTTGCCACCATGGGGTAGTTAACCAAAGTCAGCAGCGGCAGATGACATGCTACACCTCAAATCCTAG GACTTTGCAACAACCTACCAAGTGCTACAATCCAGCAGCCCACTGGTgtaacaacaacaacaacggTCCGTCGCAGTCGAATGTCTGCAACGGCCAACACCATGTCTACGCTCCTTCACAGTGTCAAAGCAATGTACACATGGGATATTCTGGAAACATTCATTGTAATGCACATAACGATTATTCACATCACTACATGGCTAGACCTCACCCACCAAACCCATCTGTGCCATATCAACAA ACTCAAAGCGCACTTCAGTCACCAGCAGCAGGAACTCCAGCGCCTTCCAACTACCACGAGGCTCCGCCCATGCGTCCCGATGCGTATCAACGCACTTTGGAATACGTTCAGTCCTGTCAAAGTTGGAACGCCTCTTCTACTGAGCCGAATTCCACCAATAACATGATCATTGGGGATATGACGTCATCGTTAAGTTCGCTTTTGgaagaaaatcgatttttgcAGATGCAGATGATGCAGTAA